The Nocardia sp. NBC_01503 sequence TATCGTCACCGTCACTACGACATTCGAGCGGACCGGCATTCCGGTCGAGTACATCTACGCGGTCAAGGACCTGCACCCGGCCTGCCTGACTCCGGTCGACGGCTCCGGAAAGATGGGTGGCGACCAGGTTTCGCTCGACACCTCGTCCTCTGATTGGGTGCGCGCCCAGTTCGGCATCACCAAATACCCGGTGTACCCGAATATTCAGCCGAAGTCGCAGACCTTCGAGGTGCAGTACAAGGTGGGCGTCAACTGCGCCCGCGACACCCCGCTGCCGACCTCCATGGACTACAGCGGATCCCTGGGTGACGGCAACTATCAGGGCAAGGGTCCGGCCATCACGGTCTCCAGCGATGCCGTCTCGACCACGGTGCTCACCGATGTGTCCGGCGCGCAGACCGGTAAGGCCGTCACCCTGGAGGCGACCGTCTCCCCGGCCGCGGCGGGTGGCACCATCCAGTTCAAGGCGGGCGATAACGTCCTGGGCGATATCCCCGTCGCCGCCACCGGCAAGGCTTCCATCGTCTGGACCCCGGGCGCCGCGGGTTCGTACACCATCGGCGCGACCTTCTCCGGCCGTAGCGGCGTGGCGGGCTCCACGACCACCAAGGTCGTCACCGTCACCGATCAGCCGACCGATCCCGGGCCCAAGCCCAGCACCGGATCCTTCTGATCGACCCGTTCCAAATGCCTACGGCCCGAGTTCAACTCGGGCCGTAGGCATTTTCGGAGCTGCGAAACGGCTTCGGGTGCGGCCGGATCGGAGGCGTGGCTAGCCGGAGATGCTGGGGAGGGGGCAGCCGAAGCTGCCGGTGGAGGTGGAGGCGCGGACCTGGACGGTGAGCGGGGTCAGCGGGTGGATATCGCCTTGGCCGAAGGTCCAGGTGGCGGTGAGGGTGTGCTGGCCCGCCGTTTTGGGGGTCCAGGAGGTTTGCGCGGCCTTGCCGATCAACCCGCCCACCGTGCCGGTGCCGATGGTGGCGCCGTCGTCGAAGAAGGTGACCTCGAGGCCGTTGGACGAGCTGCTACCGCCGCCGACCATATCGCCGCTGGTGAGGGTGTAGCCGCAGC is a genomic window containing:
- a CDS encoding Ig-like domain repeat protein, which encodes MVDRRMQRVAGSMAAFAVAGGFVVAAMPGMAAAAPGSITWTDGNSKFTRTVSNTNPVVGDIVTVTTTFERTGIPVEYIYAVKDLHPACLTPVDGSGKMGGDQVSLDTSSSDWVRAQFGITKYPVYPNIQPKSQTFEVQYKVGVNCARDTPLPTSMDYSGSLGDGNYQGKGPAITVSSDAVSTTVLTDVSGAQTGKAVTLEATVSPAAAGGTIQFKAGDNVLGDIPVAATGKASIVWTPGAAGSYTIGATFSGRSGVAGSTTTKVVTVTDQPTDPGPKPSTGSF